One part of the Solanum dulcamara chromosome 3, daSolDulc1.2, whole genome shotgun sequence genome encodes these proteins:
- the LOC129883027 gene encoding ATP-dependent RNA helicase SUV3, mitochondrial isoform X1, whose product MVSLLFRRRLSPASISRKILSHGGGEFYLLPWNMTTEASFGICNCLRQFSSSTAARKVDFTDLTHPHTWYPYARKKSRNVFLHVGPTNSGKTYQALKQLESSSSGVYCGPLRLLAWEIAKRLNKSNVPCDLITGQEREEVEGARHKSVTVEMADVSSDYDCAIIDEIQMIGCRSRGFSFTRALLGLAANELHLCGDAAVVPLVQEILKVTGDTIKVQYYERLSPLVPSKVPLGSFSNIRTGDCVVTFSRTEIYRMKKQIEAGGMHCCSVVYGSLPPETRTRQAVMFNDASSNSDVLVASDAIGMGLNLNISRIIFSTLQKFDGVEVRDLTVPEIKQIAGRAGRYKSNFPIGEVTCLEADDLPLLHSSLDYPSPVLERAGLFPNFDLLYMYSRLHPKHGIHEILEHFMDNAKLSEHYFIANCDELLKVAALIDTLPLSLRDKYLFCISPVDMDDDISSQGLTQFATNYSNNGLVQLREIFTPGTLKVPKSHTALKELESIHKVLDLYVWLSYRLEESFPDRELASSQKAVCSMLIEEFLERFGWQRPRTKRLTQNSRLISLISQETRQKF is encoded by the exons atggtGTCTTTGCTCTTTCGCCGGAGACTATCGCCGGCGAGTATTTCGCGTAAGATTCTATCACATG GTGGTGGGGAGTTTTATTTGCTCCCGTGGAATATGACAACAGAAGCTTCTTTTGGTATTTGTAATTGCTTAAGGCAATTCAGCAGTTCTACTGCTGCTAGAAAAGTTGATTTTACAGACCTTAC TCATCCACATACATGGTATCCATATGCTCGAAAGAAAAGCAGGAATGTCTTTTTACATGTGGGCCCAACAAACAGCGGCAAAACATATCAGGCCCTAAAACAGCTCGAATCAAGTTCTTCTG GTGTTTATTGTGGCCCTCTGAGGCTGTTAGCATGGGAGATTGCAAAAAGATTGAACAAGTCAaatgttccttgtgatcttattaCTGGACAAGAAAGGGAGGAAGTTGAGGGTGCAAGACATAAGTCTGTTACAGTAGAGATGGCTGATGTTTCATCTGACTACGACTGTGCGATTATTGATGAAATTCAG ATGATAGGGTGTAGGTCAAGGGGTTTTTCATTTACACGTGCGTTATTGGGACTAGCTGCTAACGAGTTGCATCTGTGTGGAGATGCAGCAGTTGTTCCTCTTGTTCAGGAAATCCTCAAAGTGACTGGAGACACCATCAAG GTTCAGTACTATGAGAGGCTCTCGCCTCTTGTCCCATCAAAGGTTCCTTTGGGATCGTTCTCCAATATACGGACTGGTGATTGCGTTGTCACCTTCTCGCGTACGGAAATATACAGGATGAAG AAGCAAATTGAAGCTGGAGGAATGCATTGTTGTTCTGTTGTTTATGGTTCATTGCCGCCAGAGACTCGAACTAGACAG GCTGTTATGTTCAATGATGCAAGCAGCAACTCTGATGTTCTTGTCGCGAGTGATGCTATTGGGATGGGTCTCAACCTTAACATTTCTAGAATTATATTTTCAACGTTACAGAAATTTGATGGTGTTGAAGTACGGGACCTAACTGTACCAGAGATAAAGCAGATAGCAG GACGAGCTGGCAGGTACAAATCCAATTTTCCTATTGGTGAAGTAACTTGTTTGGAAGCAGATGATCTGCCATTACTTCATTCCTCACTGGATTATCCATCTCCTGTACTTGAG CGAGCTGGCCTCTTTCCAAACTTTGACCTTTTATACATGTATTCTCGTCTACATCCAAAGCATGGAATACATGAGATACTG gagcattttatggaCAATGCCAAGTTATCAGAACATTATTTCATTGCTAATTGTGACGAATTGTTG AAAGTTGCTGCTCTTATTGATACACTACCCCTCAGTTTGCGCGATAAATATCTTTTTTGTATAAG TCCGGTTGACATGGATGATGACATTTCATCTCAAGGCCTCACTCAA TTCGCGACAAATTATTCTAACAATGGCCTGGTACAACTGCGAGAAATATTTACTCCTGGGACGCTTAAGGTGCCAAAATCTCATACTGCACTTAAGGAGCTTGAATCCATTCACAAG GTTTTGGATCTGTATGTTTGGTTGAGTTATCGCTTGGAGGAGAGCTTTCCAGATCGAGAGCTGGCTTCCTCACAGAAGGCTGTTTGCAGCAT GTTAATAGAGGAGTTCCTGGAAAGATTCGGATGGCAAAGGCCTAGGACAAAGAGATTAACTCAAAATAGTAGATTGATTTCACTGATCTCCCAAGAAACGAGACAGAAGTTTTAA
- the LOC129883027 gene encoding ATP-dependent RNA helicase SUV3, mitochondrial isoform X2, with protein sequence MVSLLFRRRLSPASISRGGEFYLLPWNMTTEASFGICNCLRQFSSSTAARKVDFTDLTHPHTWYPYARKKSRNVFLHVGPTNSGKTYQALKQLESSSSGVYCGPLRLLAWEIAKRLNKSNVPCDLITGQEREEVEGARHKSVTVEMADVSSDYDCAIIDEIQMIGCRSRGFSFTRALLGLAANELHLCGDAAVVPLVQEILKVTGDTIKVQYYERLSPLVPSKVPLGSFSNIRTGDCVVTFSRTEIYRMKKQIEAGGMHCCSVVYGSLPPETRTRQAVMFNDASSNSDVLVASDAIGMGLNLNISRIIFSTLQKFDGVEVRDLTVPEIKQIAGRAGRYKSNFPIGEVTCLEADDLPLLHSSLDYPSPVLERAGLFPNFDLLYMYSRLHPKHGIHEILEHFMDNAKLSEHYFIANCDELLKVAALIDTLPLSLRDKYLFCISPVDMDDDISSQGLTQFATNYSNNGLVQLREIFTPGTLKVPKSHTALKELESIHKVLDLYVWLSYRLEESFPDRELASSQKAVCSMLIEEFLERFGWQRPRTKRLTQNSRLISLISQETRQKF encoded by the exons atggtGTCTTTGCTCTTTCGCCGGAGACTATCGCCGGCGAGTATTTCGC GTGGTGGGGAGTTTTATTTGCTCCCGTGGAATATGACAACAGAAGCTTCTTTTGGTATTTGTAATTGCTTAAGGCAATTCAGCAGTTCTACTGCTGCTAGAAAAGTTGATTTTACAGACCTTAC TCATCCACATACATGGTATCCATATGCTCGAAAGAAAAGCAGGAATGTCTTTTTACATGTGGGCCCAACAAACAGCGGCAAAACATATCAGGCCCTAAAACAGCTCGAATCAAGTTCTTCTG GTGTTTATTGTGGCCCTCTGAGGCTGTTAGCATGGGAGATTGCAAAAAGATTGAACAAGTCAaatgttccttgtgatcttattaCTGGACAAGAAAGGGAGGAAGTTGAGGGTGCAAGACATAAGTCTGTTACAGTAGAGATGGCTGATGTTTCATCTGACTACGACTGTGCGATTATTGATGAAATTCAG ATGATAGGGTGTAGGTCAAGGGGTTTTTCATTTACACGTGCGTTATTGGGACTAGCTGCTAACGAGTTGCATCTGTGTGGAGATGCAGCAGTTGTTCCTCTTGTTCAGGAAATCCTCAAAGTGACTGGAGACACCATCAAG GTTCAGTACTATGAGAGGCTCTCGCCTCTTGTCCCATCAAAGGTTCCTTTGGGATCGTTCTCCAATATACGGACTGGTGATTGCGTTGTCACCTTCTCGCGTACGGAAATATACAGGATGAAG AAGCAAATTGAAGCTGGAGGAATGCATTGTTGTTCTGTTGTTTATGGTTCATTGCCGCCAGAGACTCGAACTAGACAG GCTGTTATGTTCAATGATGCAAGCAGCAACTCTGATGTTCTTGTCGCGAGTGATGCTATTGGGATGGGTCTCAACCTTAACATTTCTAGAATTATATTTTCAACGTTACAGAAATTTGATGGTGTTGAAGTACGGGACCTAACTGTACCAGAGATAAAGCAGATAGCAG GACGAGCTGGCAGGTACAAATCCAATTTTCCTATTGGTGAAGTAACTTGTTTGGAAGCAGATGATCTGCCATTACTTCATTCCTCACTGGATTATCCATCTCCTGTACTTGAG CGAGCTGGCCTCTTTCCAAACTTTGACCTTTTATACATGTATTCTCGTCTACATCCAAAGCATGGAATACATGAGATACTG gagcattttatggaCAATGCCAAGTTATCAGAACATTATTTCATTGCTAATTGTGACGAATTGTTG AAAGTTGCTGCTCTTATTGATACACTACCCCTCAGTTTGCGCGATAAATATCTTTTTTGTATAAG TCCGGTTGACATGGATGATGACATTTCATCTCAAGGCCTCACTCAA TTCGCGACAAATTATTCTAACAATGGCCTGGTACAACTGCGAGAAATATTTACTCCTGGGACGCTTAAGGTGCCAAAATCTCATACTGCACTTAAGGAGCTTGAATCCATTCACAAG GTTTTGGATCTGTATGTTTGGTTGAGTTATCGCTTGGAGGAGAGCTTTCCAGATCGAGAGCTGGCTTCCTCACAGAAGGCTGTTTGCAGCAT GTTAATAGAGGAGTTCCTGGAAAGATTCGGATGGCAAAGGCCTAGGACAAAGAGATTAACTCAAAATAGTAGATTGATTTCACTGATCTCCCAAGAAACGAGACAGAAGTTTTAA
- the LOC129883697 gene encoding pentatricopeptide repeat-containing protein At1g71490-like, with the protein MVAALSACSHSGLVIQGQKLFEQMQSTYGISPHLQHFSCMVDLFGRAGLLKKAEEIIIKMIHRKTEIGEWAAEKLLELMPDKPGYYVLIANMYADAGRWNKLAKVRTFRQDFGVRKSPGCAWVDTGSGFSPFLVADTSSGQTNEIYCLLGGLNRLMKDTGHLTTEDSSSEEELCEGLRLICASLIKHSAFSATVEVAASQVLESKGTLTESISVFKKQTMDESLAFDIWGHCLLDGSSS; encoded by the exons ATGGTTGCTGCTTTGTCAGCCTGTAGTCATTCAGGCCTTGTGATACAGGGCCAGAAACTATTTGAACAGATGCAAAGTACTTATGGTATAAGTCCTCATTTGCAGCACTTCTCTTGCATGGTTGACCTCTTTGGTAGGGCTGGTCTACTTAAAAAGGCAGAGGAAATCATCATAAAGAT GATTCATAGGAAGACTGAGATAGGAGAGTGGGCAGCTGAGAAACTGCTGGAGCTGATGCCTGATAAGCCTGGCTATTATGTGTTGATTGCTAATATGTATGCAGATGCTGGGCGTTGGAACAAACTGGCAAAAGTGAGGACCTTCAGGCAGGATTTTGGTGTAAGAAAGTCTCCAGGATGTGCATGGGTCGATACGGGTTCTGGCTTTTCTCCCTTTTTGGTTGCAGATACCTCCAGTGGCCAAACAAATGAAATTTATTGTCTACTGGGAGGACTGAATAGGCTAATGAAAGACACTGGTCATTTGACTACAGAGGATTCGTCGTCCGAAGAAGAACTTTGTGAAGGACTTCGTTT AATATGTGCCAGTTTGATCAAACATTCTGCTTTTTCTGCCACGGTTGAG GTTGCAGCCTCGCAGGTTTTGGAAAGTAAGGGAACACTTACAGAATCTATATCAGTCTTCAAG AAGCAAACAATGGATGAAAGTCTGGCGTTTGATATCTGGGGTCATTGTTTGTTAGATGGTTCTTCAAGCTGA
- the LOC129883026 gene encoding pentatricopeptide repeat-containing protein At3g22670, mitochondrial, producing the protein MISNLKRFPHFWCLGPQRRLYVWRSSVYYVSENLLCDRFCTMTETININQQPKVTESPELPDWVRIVKKEEAAVELEDDDFLLPSFSEWVKNEKLRAREVDVTSLASDLTENDVDKISKVLRFHFKSPDAVVDALNKSRFVFSECLVEQILKRFSFEWIPCYGFFKWAKVQKGVTLSSDLYNLMVDNLGKSKKFGLMRDLLDEMSHLQGYVSLNTMSKIIKRFAKSGKYEDAIEAFERMEEFGLQKDTSAMNLLIDALVKGGSVEHAHKVYLDLKNHIAPSVRTYNILVHGWCRGARKIDEANKTVKDMEEHGFSPDVVTYTCFIEAYCREKDFRKVDAIFKEMQMKGCSPSVVTYTITMKALGQAKELNKALDVYEKMKQNGCAPDNSFYSSLILMLGTSGRLKDCYDIFEDMPNQGVSPDTFTHNTMITIAAHNSKEEDALKFLQKMEESQCKPDISTYAPLFKMCCRMRRLKVLSFLLNHMFKNDVSMDLGTYALLVRGLCRNRNPERACAVFELAVLRGFLPTDTMYDNLVKELEKRGLKEQKKYVEELMSQAKQQAPDISPKRPINIEE; encoded by the coding sequence ATGATATCCAACTTGAAGCGTTTCCCACATTTCTGGTGTTTGGGACCTCAAAGGCGTCTGTATGTGTGGAGGAGTTCTGTTTACTATGTTTCTGAGAATTTGTTGTGCGATAGATTTTGTACTATGACTGAGACAATTAACATTAATCAGCAGCCAAAGGTGACCGAGTCACCAGAACTTCCAGATTGGGTTAGAATTGTAAAGAAGGAGGAAGCAGCGGTTGAACTGGAAGATGATGACTTCTTACTTCCCTCATTCTCAGAATGGGTTAAAAATGAGAAGCTTCGTGCAAGAGAAGTTGATGTGACAAGTTTGGCAAGTGATTTAACGGAAAACGATGTTGATAAGATCAGCAAAGTACTGAGATTTCATTTCAAATCACCCGATGCTGTTGTGGATGCATTGAATAAAAGCAGATTTGTTTTTTCAGAGTGTTTGGTTGAGCAAATTTTGAAAAGGTTCAGTTTCGAGTGGATACCTTGTTACGGTTTTTTTAAATGGGCAAAAGTGCAAAAGGGTGTCACTCTTTCCTCCGACTTGTATAATCTAATGGTTGACAACTTAGGAAAATCAAAGAAGTTTGGTCTTATGAGGGACTTATTGGACGAAATGAGTCACTTACAAGGATATGTTTCATTGAATACTAtgagtaaaatcataaaaaggTTTGCCAAGTCTGGTAAATATGAGGATGCCATAGAGGCATTTGAAAGAATGGAGGAATTTGGCTTACAGAAGGATACAAGTGCGATGAATCTATTAATCGATGCATTGGTGAAGGGAGGAAGTGTGGAGCATGCTCATAAGGTTTACCTAGATTTGAAGAATCATATAGCTCCATCAGTTCGAACATATAATATCTTAGTGCATGGTTGGTGCAGAGGAGCTAGAAAAATTGATGAAGCAAATAAAACAGTTAAAGATATGGAAGAACATGGTTTTAGCCCTGATGTGGTTACTTATACTTGCTTCATTGAAGCCTATTGTCGTGAAAAAGACTTCCGCAAAGTTGATGCTATTTTCAAAGAGATGCAAATGAAGGGGTGCTCACCAAGTGTGGTGACATATACTATAACTATGAAAGCTTTAGGACAAGCAAAGGAATTGAACAAAGCCTTGGATGTGTATGAAAAGATGAAACAAAATGGTTGTGCCCCTGATAATTCGTTTTACAGCAGCTTGATCCTTATGTTAGGAACAAGTGGGAGACTAAAGGATTGTTACGATATATTTGAAGATATGCCAAATCAAGGAGTCTCACCTGATACATTCACACATAACACCATGATTACAATTGCTGCACACAACTCTAAAGAAGAGGATGCTTTAAAATTTCTCCAGAAAATGGAGGAGAGTCAATGCAAACCCGATATTTCTACTTACGCACCATTATTTAAAATGTGCTGCAGAATGAGAAGACTGAAGGTTCTATCCTTCTTATTGAACCACATGTTCAAAAATGACGTGAGCATGGATCTTGGAACATATGCTCTTCTGGTTCGTGGTCTTTGTAGGAATAGGAATCCTGAGCGTGCTTGTGCTGTTTTTGAACTAGCAGTTCTACGAGGGTTCCTCCCTACAGATACCATGTATGATAATCTCGTCAAAGAACTTGAGAAAAGGGGTTTAAAGGAACAAAAGAAATATGTAGAAGAACTGATGTCACAAGCTAAGCAGCAAGCACCAGACATTTCACCAAAGAGGCCTATAAATATTGAAGAATAG